One window of the Halobacillus litoralis genome contains the following:
- a CDS encoding biotin--[acetyl-CoA-carboxylase] ligase has product MESTRKQLIELLNKKDGHISGQELSNQLNISRTAIWKHMNELKKDGYDIEAVQRKGYKILSSPDKMSENTLQWGLDTEWIGHQLFHYDQVESTQEIVHQMAKQGKPHGTVVIADEQVKGKGRMARKWDSPKGKGIWMSILLRPNLPPFKAPQLTLLAATVLAEMISERSALVPQIKWPNDLLIHHKKVSGILTEMQAEQDAIQYIVVGIGMNVNQNGEEIPEDIRHKASSLKNEAGEEWNIQETVQHILRLFERTYDQYESDGFEAIKANWEKHGYRIGEEVTISTMKRTWKATLVGIEPDGALCVRDRDGNHEKLYSAEIHWGEGGYHA; this is encoded by the coding sequence GTGGAATCCACCCGTAAACAATTAATTGAACTATTGAATAAAAAAGATGGGCATATTTCCGGACAGGAACTTTCCAATCAATTAAACATCTCAAGAACTGCCATTTGGAAACATATGAATGAGTTGAAAAAGGACGGCTATGACATTGAAGCTGTTCAAAGAAAAGGCTATAAAATATTGTCTTCCCCTGATAAAATGAGTGAAAATACTTTACAGTGGGGATTGGACACAGAATGGATCGGCCATCAGCTTTTCCATTACGACCAGGTGGAGTCGACACAGGAGATCGTGCACCAAATGGCTAAGCAGGGAAAGCCGCACGGGACCGTTGTTATCGCTGATGAGCAAGTTAAAGGAAAAGGCCGTATGGCAAGGAAATGGGACTCACCCAAAGGAAAAGGCATTTGGATGAGTATTTTGTTAAGACCGAATTTACCACCATTCAAAGCGCCGCAGCTGACCTTGCTTGCAGCGACTGTGCTGGCTGAAATGATTTCGGAAAGGTCTGCACTTGTGCCACAAATCAAGTGGCCGAATGATTTGCTCATCCATCATAAAAAAGTTTCTGGTATTCTGACAGAGATGCAGGCAGAGCAGGATGCAATCCAGTATATTGTAGTGGGAATAGGGATGAACGTTAACCAGAATGGAGAAGAGATTCCTGAGGATATCCGCCACAAAGCATCTTCCCTTAAGAATGAAGCAGGTGAAGAGTGGAACATTCAAGAAACGGTTCAGCACATTTTGCGTTTGTTCGAACGTACATATGATCAATACGAATCCGATGGTTTTGAGGCGATAAAGGCAAACTGGGAAAAGCATGGCTATCGGATTGGTGAAGAGGTAACGATTTCAACTATGAAACGAACGTGGAAGGCTACTTTAGTAGGGATAGAACCAGACGGGGCTCTTTGTGTGAGAGATCGTGATGGGAACCATGAAAAGCTGTATTCAGCAGAAATTCATTGGGGAGAGGGAGGATATCATGCGTAA
- the panB gene encoding 3-methyl-2-oxobutanoate hydroxymethyltransferase: MRNKNQFLRMKQDQEKIAMITGYDFPSAKMAEEAKADMILVGDSLGMTVLGYDSTIPVTIEDMVHHGKAVARGAGDTFKVIDMPFMSYHISIEEALKNGRRLYQETGAQALKLEGSGEVAEIMSKLVHAGIPVVGHIGLTPQSVNVLGGYKVQGKDREAAQRLLDEALEIEAAGAMAIVLECIPHQLAEVITKRISIPTIGIGAGAECDGQVLVYHDILRYGVERLPKFVKPYVDSNHLLGEAVQTYVNEVKSKAFPEEQHTFTMDVSVLPEE, translated from the coding sequence ATGCGTAACAAAAACCAATTTCTACGTATGAAGCAAGACCAGGAAAAAATCGCTATGATCACCGGTTACGATTTTCCATCAGCCAAAATGGCAGAAGAGGCAAAGGCAGATATGATTCTCGTAGGGGATAGTTTAGGGATGACTGTGCTTGGCTACGATTCAACCATCCCTGTTACCATCGAGGACATGGTCCATCATGGGAAAGCTGTAGCGCGTGGAGCAGGTGATACGTTCAAAGTGATTGATATGCCGTTTATGTCTTACCATATTTCTATAGAAGAAGCATTGAAAAACGGGAGAAGACTGTATCAAGAAACAGGTGCGCAAGCTTTAAAACTTGAGGGAAGCGGAGAAGTTGCGGAAATCATGTCTAAGCTTGTCCACGCGGGGATCCCGGTGGTCGGACATATTGGATTGACACCTCAATCAGTCAACGTATTGGGAGGTTATAAAGTTCAAGGGAAAGATCGTGAAGCCGCCCAGCGTCTGTTGGATGAGGCGCTTGAAATCGAAGCGGCCGGAGCTATGGCCATCGTATTAGAATGTATTCCACACCAGTTGGCAGAGGTCATTACCAAGCGAATATCCATCCCTACGATCGGAATAGGAGCCGGTGCAGAATGCGATGGCCAGGTCCTTGTCTATCACGACATATTAAGATACGGGGTTGAACGTCTGCCTAAATTTGTGAAACCCTATGTCGATAGTAATCATTTATTAGGAGAAGCTGTGCAAACCTATGTGAACGAAGTTAAATCCAAAGCTTTTCCAGAAGAACAACATACATTCACCATGGATGTTTCAGTACTGCCAGAAGAATAA